Genomic DNA from Planifilum fimeticola:
GGACCGCTATGAGGCGCACCACCGGGTGAAGATCACCGACGAGGCGATCACCCAGGCGGTCCGGCTCTCGGACCGGTACATCACGGACCGCTATCTCCCCGATAAGGCGATCGACCTGATTGACGAAGCCGCTTCCAAAGTGCGCCTTCGCTCCTACACCGTTCCCCCGGAGCTGAAGGAACTGGAGCAAAAGCTGGAGGCCGTCAAGAAGGAAAAGGATGCCGCGGTGCAGAGCCAGGAGTTCGAAAAGGCGGCTTCCCTCCGCGACAGGGAGCAAAAACTGCGTGAGGAGCTGGAGGCCACCCGCAACCGCTGGAAAGAGGATCAGGGAAAAACCGATTCGGAAGTGACGGCGGAGGATATCGCCGAAGTGGTGGCCAGCTGGACGGGGATTCCCGTGAGCAAGATGGCGGAGGAAGAATCGGAGCGCCTTCTGAAGATGGAGGAGATCCTGCATGAGCGGGTGATCGGCCAGGAAGAGGCCGTCAAGGCCGTGTCCCGGGCGATTCGCCGGGCCCGGGCCGGGCTGAAGGATCCCAAGCGGCCCATCGGTTCCTTCATCTTCCTCGGTCCGACGGGGGTCGGGAAAACGGAGCTGGCCCGCGCCCTGGCGGAAGCGCTGTTCGGCGACGAAGACGCGATGATCCGCATCGACATGTCCGAATATATGGAGAAGCATTCCACCGCGCGGCTGGTGGGAGCGCCGCCGGGATACGTGGGCTATGACGAAGGAGGACAGCTGACCGAAAAGGTGCGGCGCAAGCCCTATTCGGTGGTTCTCTTCGACGAGGTGGAAAAAGCTCACCCCGAAGTGTTCAACGTGCTGCTGCAGGTGTTGGAGGACGGCCGCCTCACCGACGGGAAGGGGCGCACCGTCGATTTCCGCAACACGGTGATCATCATGACCTCCAACGTCGGGGCGGACATGATCCGCAAGAACACCCGACTGGGCTTCACCGCCGGGGAGGATACCGGGTATGAAGCGATGAAGGAAAACGTGATGCAGGAGTTGAAGCGGACCTTCCGCCCGGAATTCCTCAACCGGATCGACGACGTGATCGTCTTCCACTCCCTGGAGGAGGTCCACCTGCGGGAGATCGTCACTCTGATGGCCGAGGAACTGCGGAAGCGTCTGAAGGAGCAGGACATCGATTTCGTCCTCACCGACGAGGCCAAGAAACACCTGGCCAAGGAGGGCTACGATCCCACCTACGGAGCCCGTCCCCTGCGCCGGGTGATCCAGAAGCACATCGAAGACCGCCTCTCGGAGGAGCTGCTCCGCGGAACGATCAAGCGGGGCGACACCGTGCGCATCGACGTGAAGGACGGAAAACTGGTCGTCGAGGGGAGCGAGCTCAGCCCTTCGCGTCAATGAGAAAAATCCCTCCTTCCGCCGCCGGGCGGGGGGAGGGCCTTTTATTTTGTCGGAGGCGCAACCAGGTTTCAACGCCCTAAGGATCGCATTTTCTGAAAGGAATCTCCTTCACGGGATGAAGGAATTTTTCCGACATCTAGAAAATCATTCAATTGGGTGATTACTCGTCTCCGAACAAGGAGGATCATGATGACGACGTTGCATGATGCTTTCGAGAAGATCCGGGAAGAGACGGAGAAAGCGGTGGTGGGACAGGAGGAGGCTCTGGAGCTCCTGCTCGTCGGGCTCTTTTCCGGCGGCCACGTCCTGTTGGAAGATGTGCCGGGGGTGGGAAAGACCACCCTGGTCAAAACCCTTGCCGCCTGCGTCGGCTGCCGTTTCAAGCGGATTCAGTGCACGCCCGACCTGCTCCCTTCCGATGTGACAGGGACGGTGGTGTACAATCCTTCCACCGGCCAGTTCCGCTTTCGCGAAGGTCCCCTCTTCAGTCAGATCGTGTTGGCGGACGAGGTGAACCGGGCCGTTCCCCGGACCCAGTCGGCTTTTCTGGAGGCGATGGCCGAGGGGCAGGTGACCGTGGACGGGGAGCCCCGCCCGTTGGACCGGCCCTTTTTTCTGATGGCGACCCAGAATCCCGTGGAATCCCAGGGGACCTTTCCCCTGCCGGAGGCCCAGCTGGACCGCTTTTTGATGAAGGTGTCCCTCGGATATCCCGGACTGGAGGAAGAGCGGAGGATCCTCCGCATGACCGGCGTAGGGAATGGAAGGGATGAGGTCCGGCCGGTGATCGGACCCGAGGATGTGCTCGCCCTCCGAGAGGAGGCGCGCCGAATCCGCCTGTCCGAGGACGTGGAGACCTACCTGCTGGAAGTGGTGCGCCGGACCCGCGACCGCGACGGCGTGGTGCTGGGGGCTTCCCCGCGGGCGGCGGCTGCGCTGGGGACGGCGGTTCGGGCCCTCGCGGGAATCCGCGGCAGGGAGTACGTGATTCCGGACGATGTCAAATACCTGGCTCCCCGGGTGCTGGCCCACCGCCTGGTTCTCGCCTCCGATCTCCGGATGGAACGGGTGACCCCGGA
This window encodes:
- a CDS encoding AAA family ATPase, whose protein sequence is MTTLHDAFEKIREETEKAVVGQEEALELLLVGLFSGGHVLLEDVPGVGKTTLVKTLAACVGCRFKRIQCTPDLLPSDVTGTVVYNPSTGQFRFREGPLFSQIVLADEVNRAVPRTQSAFLEAMAEGQVTVDGEPRPLDRPFFLMATQNPVESQGTFPLPEAQLDRFLMKVSLGYPGLEEERRILRMTGVGNGRDEVRPVIGPEDVLALREEARRIRLSEDVETYLLEVVRRTRDRDGVVLGASPRAAAALGTAVRALAGIRGREYVIPDDVKYLAPRVLAHRLVLASDLRMERVTPESVVLDVLKEVPVPVEDDAEPSAIEK
- a CDS encoding ATP-dependent Clp protease ATP-binding subunit, with protein sequence MMFGRFTERAHKVLALAQEEAVRLGHSNIGTEHILLGLVREGEGIAAKALIGLGLGLEKIQKEVESLIGRGQGQPINIAYTPRAKKVIELSMDEARKLGHTYVGTEHILLGLIREGEGVAARVLNNLGVSLNKARQQVLQLLGSSETVSSHQGSSAANTPTLDSLARDLTAAAREGKLDPVIGRSKEIERVIQVLSRRTKNNPVLIGEPGVGKTAIAEGLAQRIVDGEIPETLRGKRVMTLDMGTVVAGTKYRGEFEDRLKKIMDEIRQAGNIILFIDELHTLIGAGGAEGAIDASNILKPALARGELQCVGATTLDEYRKYIEKDAALERRFQPIVVDEPSPEEAILILEGLRDRYEAHHRVKITDEAITQAVRLSDRYITDRYLPDKAIDLIDEAASKVRLRSYTVPPELKELEQKLEAVKKEKDAAVQSQEFEKAASLRDREQKLREELEATRNRWKEDQGKTDSEVTAEDIAEVVASWTGIPVSKMAEEESERLLKMEEILHERVIGQEEAVKAVSRAIRRARAGLKDPKRPIGSFIFLGPTGVGKTELARALAEALFGDEDAMIRIDMSEYMEKHSTARLVGAPPGYVGYDEGGQLTEKVRRKPYSVVLFDEVEKAHPEVFNVLLQVLEDGRLTDGKGRTVDFRNTVIIMTSNVGADMIRKNTRLGFTAGEDTGYEAMKENVMQELKRTFRPEFLNRIDDVIVFHSLEEVHLREIVTLMAEELRKRLKEQDIDFVLTDEAKKHLAKEGYDPTYGARPLRRVIQKHIEDRLSEELLRGTIKRGDTVRIDVKDGKLVVEGSELSPSRQ